One window from the genome of Leptospira johnsonii encodes:
- a CDS encoding YwaF family protein, with the protein MRWEHWSILHINILIFSLMVCICMIWVGKRIQNSKTATVIGYFLGCILLFNGLLYVVYRLQKGYWEIRFDLPMEFCDWAMFVTVAALFTHSRLMSELSYFWVLSGSIHALLTPNLGETFPQLSFFLFFVGHLGLVAASLYIVFALNLIPRQGAILRTLFYSEIYFVSALVLDFLIDANYGYLRFKPSKGSFLDYLGDWPIYLFSIQILGISSIIALYIPFLIKSKTLKPNIIE; encoded by the coding sequence ATGAGATGGGAACACTGGTCAATCTTACATATTAACATATTAATATTTTCGCTAATGGTCTGTATTTGCATGATATGGGTGGGGAAGCGTATCCAAAATTCCAAAACCGCCACTGTCATAGGATATTTCCTTGGCTGTATTCTCCTATTCAACGGGCTTTTGTATGTTGTATATAGATTACAAAAGGGTTATTGGGAGATCCGCTTCGATCTACCAATGGAATTTTGCGATTGGGCCATGTTTGTAACTGTCGCAGCACTCTTTACGCATAGTAGGTTAATGTCCGAATTATCTTACTTTTGGGTCTTAAGCGGATCAATCCACGCACTTCTAACACCGAATTTAGGGGAAACATTTCCACAACTATCCTTCTTCCTATTCTTCGTCGGACATTTAGGATTAGTTGCTGCGAGCTTATACATCGTATTCGCATTAAATCTAATCCCGAGACAAGGCGCCATTCTAAGAACACTATTTTACTCCGAGATATATTTCGTGTCGGCACTCGTTTTGGATTTTCTGATCGATGCAAATTACGGATATCTTCGCTTCAAACCTAGCAAGGGGTCTTTCCTAGATTATTTAGGAGACTGGCCTATTTATCTATTTTCGATCCAGATACTTGGAATATCTTCCATCATAGCCTTATATATTCCGTTCCTAATAAAGTCCAAAACCTTAAAACCTAATATCATTGAGTAG
- a CDS encoding SDR family NAD(P)-dependent oxidoreductase, translating into MFQSRHIVITGGATGLGYAIADALASQGARLTLVSRKAEKLEFAAQELRRCYPDVDVEIRTLDVSDPTAACEVIGEIAQRRGAIDTLFNNAGVMLEGRFEDLAAGDFAAVITTNFLGAVNVARAVLPHLRASQGRLVNIASVAGLTGTFGFTAYGSAKHALVGFTDCLYYEMLAEGVKVHLVCPAEFETPMVAELDSYRTPENLRHTNAIPRTPLDTVVADTLKGLRKERYLIIPGAKARLVVRALQLFPTTMRRIGALLVTKRG; encoded by the coding sequence ATGTTCCAATCACGTCATATCGTAATCACTGGAGGAGCGACGGGCCTCGGCTACGCCATTGCCGATGCACTAGCTAGCCAGGGGGCCAGGCTCACGCTCGTCTCGCGGAAAGCAGAGAAGCTCGAATTCGCAGCGCAGGAACTACGTCGGTGCTATCCGGATGTCGATGTCGAGATTCGGACCCTTGACGTCAGTGATCCAACCGCAGCGTGCGAGGTGATTGGGGAAATTGCCCAGCGCCGCGGCGCTATCGACACTTTGTTTAACAATGCAGGCGTAATGCTCGAGGGACGGTTCGAGGATCTGGCGGCCGGCGATTTCGCGGCGGTGATCACGACCAATTTCCTCGGCGCGGTCAACGTTGCCCGCGCTGTCTTGCCGCATCTTCGCGCAAGCCAGGGGAGGTTGGTCAACATTGCATCGGTCGCGGGGCTGACGGGCACTTTCGGTTTCACAGCCTACGGTTCCGCAAAGCATGCGCTTGTCGGTTTCACCGACTGCCTTTACTATGAAATGCTGGCTGAGGGTGTCAAAGTCCACCTCGTTTGCCCGGCCGAATTCGAGACGCCAATGGTAGCGGAGCTGGATTCATACCGGACACCGGAGAACCTACGGCACACGAATGCCATACCGCGAACCCCCCTCGACACAGTCGTCGCGGACACGCTGAAAGGCCTTCGCAAGGAACGGTATCTCATAATCCCCGGCGCGAAAGCGCGGCTGGTAGTTCGGGCGTTGCAGCTTTTTCCCACCACCATGCGGCGAATTGGTGCACTTCTCGTAACGAAGCGAGGGTAG
- a CDS encoding eRF1 domain 2 — protein sequence MSQSIIWIDKTQAKEFVLSKDHTSSSIILHQAKPERHDNHLDRIDDIRSEDLKHFFEDIVSRLTHVENILLAGPGIAKTLFKNHLEDHHSNLAKKIVAEITTDHPTDPEIITLGKKYFETHRVKH from the coding sequence TTGTCTCAAAGCATTATATGGATAGATAAAACTCAGGCAAAGGAATTTGTTCTTTCAAAAGATCATACAAGCAGTTCGATCATTCTGCACCAAGCAAAACCGGAAAGGCACGATAATCATCTGGACCGGATCGACGATATACGATCGGAGGATCTGAAACATTTTTTCGAGGATATAGTCTCCAGACTGACACACGTTGAAAATATTCTACTAGCTGGACCTGGTATAGCAAAAACGTTATTTAAAAATCATTTAGAAGATCATCATTCTAACTTAGCTAAGAAAATCGTAGCAGAAATCACTACGGATCATCCGACAGATCCGGAAATAATAACTCTCGGAAAGAAATATTTCGAAACTCACAGAGTAAAACACTAA
- a CDS encoding alpha/beta fold hydrolase, translating into MTFLGALLKLNRSLSGLKAKQITAANHTIHFLEGGEGDTLVLLHGIFAEKDHWVDFARSLTGKYHVIIPDLPAFGESDRKADEVYDYAHQTERLKKLLDALKLQRVHLAGSSMGGTIAAMYAIRYPEQVLSVAFIGAPHGIHTAKPSQMDHLIAAGKAPLVTATSSEFEAMMKLLFAQKPFLPYPVLYAAEQGALRNSASNMRIWQEQLRDRYLLDKKISMLQQPSLILWGEKDSIFDVSGVETLRQKMPHAKITILADLGHLPMMESPGKASELYAKFLSSAPQ; encoded by the coding sequence ATGACTTTTCTTGGTGCGCTCCTCAAGTTGAACCGTTCGCTCTCAGGCCTCAAGGCAAAGCAAATCACTGCAGCAAATCATACGATCCATTTTCTCGAGGGCGGCGAGGGCGATACACTTGTTCTGTTGCACGGCATCTTTGCCGAAAAAGACCACTGGGTAGATTTTGCGCGTTCGCTGACCGGCAAATACCACGTTATAATTCCCGACCTACCCGCATTCGGCGAAAGCGATCGCAAAGCCGACGAAGTTTACGACTATGCACACCAGACCGAACGTCTTAAGAAATTACTCGATGCTTTGAAACTACAGCGAGTACATTTGGCCGGGAGTTCTATGGGTGGTACGATTGCCGCGATGTATGCCATTCGTTACCCTGAACAAGTGTTGAGCGTAGCGTTTATCGGGGCCCCGCACGGCATTCATACGGCAAAGCCTAGTCAAATGGATCATCTCATCGCAGCGGGCAAAGCTCCGCTTGTCACCGCGACCTCTTCTGAATTTGAGGCCATGATGAAATTGCTTTTTGCCCAAAAGCCCTTCCTGCCCTACCCAGTATTATACGCAGCGGAACAAGGCGCGTTGCGAAATTCAGCATCAAACATGCGCATCTGGCAAGAACAGCTGCGCGACCGCTATCTACTCGATAAAAAAATCAGCATGTTACAGCAACCCTCACTGATACTCTGGGGAGAAAAAGACAGCATCTTCGACGTTTCGGGCGTTGAAACGCTGCGCCAGAAAATGCCGCACGCAAAGATCACAATACTGGCTGACCTGGGCCATCTGCCCATGATGGAATCACCAGGAAAGGCGAGCGAGTTATACGCCAAATTCCTTTCGTCAGCGCCACAATAA
- a CDS encoding TetR/AcrR family transcriptional regulator, with the protein MEVKQKTFFEKKVAHNHAVLCSSFMDKKIRTPGQARSRQRVATIIETARQLIGEKGVDGVSMREIAQASGVQIGSLYQYFPGKSQLLLTIMQGYYDRLYDETRAILENVNTISELEFASEKALKKYIHTSQSDPALANLWAGLRAVPELVNEDNKDTYRNAELMMKTVIRCLGGLRESEVRPFALYFCHTIGYIIHFAAEINPEHGKAVIRESRKVLRLRLQAFQEISNLRKKRRK; encoded by the coding sequence GTGGAGGTCAAACAAAAAACCTTCTTTGAGAAAAAAGTAGCCCACAATCATGCAGTTCTATGTTCTTCCTTTATGGATAAGAAGATACGAACCCCTGGTCAGGCGCGGAGCCGGCAACGCGTGGCGACGATAATTGAAACTGCCCGGCAACTCATTGGAGAGAAGGGGGTAGACGGAGTGAGCATGAGAGAGATTGCTCAGGCCTCAGGTGTGCAGATTGGATCTCTTTATCAATATTTTCCAGGTAAGAGCCAACTCCTGCTCACAATCATGCAGGGATACTACGACCGTCTGTATGACGAGACCCGGGCCATTTTAGAAAATGTGAACACTATTTCTGAATTGGAGTTTGCCTCTGAAAAAGCGCTCAAAAAATACATTCATACCTCCCAAAGTGATCCTGCCCTCGCAAATCTCTGGGCAGGCTTACGTGCCGTGCCCGAATTGGTGAATGAAGACAACAAGGATACATACCGCAATGCGGAACTTATGATGAAAACAGTGATTCGTTGTTTGGGCGGACTGCGAGAATCGGAAGTCAGACCGTTCGCCCTTTATTTTTGTCATACGATCGGATATATAATTCACTTTGCGGCGGAAATAAATCCTGAACATGGCAAAGCGGTGATCCGAGAAAGCCGCAAAGTGCTGCGTCTGCGCTTACAAGCTTTTCAGGAGATATCCAATTTACGTAAAAAGCGACGAAAATAA
- a CDS encoding MBL fold metallo-hydrolase encodes MDRFFKKDNYEIGITRTESKNIIVLLYICFLFSLISGCSISPKYPNSDHFNGKRFYNPTQIEENGIWRTLKLLATIDFAEWPKKTRNEKTNLIKNPLNSNRIAITFINHATVLIQSREINILTDPVWSERISPVSWAGTKRVREPGIQIEDLPPIDLVVISHNHYDHLDLETLKTLNRKFSPKFLVPLGDKELLQSAGIPDIDEMDWWQTIKIEKKAEVTFAPTQHLSARGIFDWNRSLWGSYMIMIGNRRVYFGGDAAYSSHYKEIKRRLGEPDISLLPIGAYEPRWFMRLVHMNPLDAIQAHLDLGSKLSIGIHFGTFQQTEEALNAPVEELKKELLKAGLNLSNFIVQKEGIARIY; translated from the coding sequence ATGGATCGGTTTTTTAAGAAGGATAATTATGAAATCGGCATCACAAGAACAGAATCGAAAAACATAATTGTTCTTCTATATATATGTTTTCTTTTCTCTCTCATATCTGGATGTAGTATATCTCCTAAATACCCAAACTCGGATCATTTCAACGGGAAACGTTTTTACAATCCAACCCAAATTGAAGAAAATGGAATATGGAGAACTTTAAAACTTCTGGCCACAATTGATTTTGCTGAATGGCCAAAGAAGACTCGAAATGAAAAAACAAATCTTATTAAAAATCCATTAAATAGCAATCGAATCGCGATCACTTTCATTAATCATGCCACTGTATTGATCCAATCCCGTGAGATAAACATCCTTACCGATCCGGTTTGGTCTGAAAGGATCAGCCCGGTGAGCTGGGCAGGAACAAAACGAGTGAGAGAACCAGGTATTCAGATAGAGGACCTTCCTCCGATAGATCTAGTCGTTATCAGTCATAACCATTATGATCATCTAGATTTGGAAACTTTAAAAACGCTCAACAGAAAATTCTCTCCTAAGTTTCTTGTTCCGTTGGGAGATAAGGAACTACTACAATCTGCAGGAATTCCTGATATAGATGAGATGGACTGGTGGCAAACAATCAAAATAGAGAAGAAAGCAGAAGTAACTTTTGCTCCCACCCAACATCTTTCCGCAAGAGGTATATTCGATTGGAATCGCAGTTTATGGGGTAGCTACATGATCATGATAGGGAATAGACGAGTATATTTTGGAGGAGATGCTGCGTATTCTTCTCACTATAAAGAAATTAAAAGACGTTTAGGCGAACCCGATATTTCTCTTTTACCGATCGGAGCTTATGAGCCTAGATGGTTTATGAGGTTAGTTCACATGAATCCTTTGGATGCAATTCAAGCTCATTTAGATTTAGGTTCTAAACTTTCAATAGGAATACATTTCGGAACATTTCAACAAACAGAAGAAGCATTAAACGCACCTGTCGAGGAATTAAAGAAGGAATTACTTAAAGCCGGATTGAATCTAAGTAATTTTATAGTACAGAAAGAAGGAATAGCACGGATTTATTAA
- a CDS encoding SDR family oxidoreductase has product MSLLSLIKSNGSNGFGYGSTAEDVTKGLSLKGKNILITGCNSGLGKETLRVLAKRGAHILGTARTFEKAKQAASDVGGETSAFECELSDHKSVFSCVQAVQKTGRKLDAIICNAGIMALPNLEKSNGYELQFFTNHIGHFILVNGLLDQLTDTGRVVILSSEAHRNAPKEGIQFDNLDGAKGYNAWANYGQSKFANLLFAKELAKRLQGTGKTANALHPGVIRTNLSRSMNFGVRMVLRVVEPLVLKTVEEGSATQCYVAVNPQASGVSGQYFADCNIASPRPDAENSDLAKKLWEVSESIVSKLG; this is encoded by the coding sequence ATGTCACTTTTATCTTTAATTAAATCGAATGGATCCAATGGATTCGGTTATGGATCCACAGCAGAAGATGTTACGAAAGGTCTTTCCTTAAAGGGAAAGAATATTCTCATCACAGGCTGCAATTCCGGACTTGGAAAAGAAACGTTACGCGTTCTCGCTAAAAGAGGAGCGCATATACTTGGAACTGCGAGAACTTTTGAAAAAGCAAAACAGGCAGCATCGGATGTAGGAGGAGAAACTTCCGCCTTCGAATGCGAACTCTCAGATCACAAAAGTGTATTTTCCTGCGTTCAAGCGGTGCAAAAAACAGGAAGAAAATTGGACGCAATCATTTGCAATGCGGGTATTATGGCCTTGCCGAATTTAGAGAAAAGCAACGGGTATGAATTGCAATTTTTCACCAATCATATCGGACATTTTATTCTTGTAAACGGACTCTTGGACCAACTCACCGATACCGGAAGAGTGGTGATATTAAGCAGTGAAGCCCATAGAAACGCACCGAAAGAAGGAATCCAATTCGACAACTTGGACGGCGCCAAGGGCTACAATGCTTGGGCCAATTACGGACAATCTAAATTCGCGAATCTACTTTTTGCAAAAGAGCTCGCGAAACGTTTGCAAGGTACGGGAAAGACAGCTAACGCGTTGCACCCTGGAGTCATTCGAACGAATTTAAGCAGAAGTATGAATTTTGGCGTGAGAATGGTTTTAAGAGTTGTGGAACCTTTAGTCTTAAAAACTGTCGAAGAAGGTTCGGCAACTCAATGTTATGTTGCGGTGAATCCACAAGCGAGCGGAGTTTCAGGGCAGTATTTTGCCGATTGTAATATTGCCAGCCCCCGCCCAGATGCGGAAAATTCGGATCTAGCTAAAAAACTCTGGGAAGTTTCGGAAAGTATCGTTTCAAAACTCGGCTAA